A window of Bacillus toyonensis BCT-7112 genomic DNA:
TGAAGAATTTCTTCTTCTGTTACCTCTCCGCTTTTTACAACAAAAGCAGCTGGCACTTGTCCCCAACTTTCGTCAGCCATACCGACAACACCGCCTTCTGCTACTGCAGGATGAGATAGTAACACTTCTTCAATTTGAGCTGGATATATATTTTCTCCCCCAGAAATAATTAAATCACTGCGGCGGTCTAATACGTATAAAAATCCTTCTTCATCTAAATAACCGAGGTCACCAGTATAAAGCCAGCCATTTTGAATTGTTTCACGCGTCGCATCTTCACGGTTAAAATAGCCACCTGTTACGTTCGGTCCTTTTACAACAATTTCTCCTTCAGCATGTGGAGGCACTACTACGCCGTCTTTTTCAATACGAAGCTGACATTGGAATAGTGGTTTTCCAGCTGATCCTACTTTCGTTAACATGTAATCTGCTGATAACGTACAAATTTGCGAAGACGTTTCTGTCATACCGTACGTTTGATACACAGGAATTCCTTTTTCTACACACGTTTCTAATAACGATTTCGGCGCTGGCCCTCCGCCTAGTAACATGCATCGTAAAGAAGAGGGATATGTCTCTTCTCCAAGTCGCTCTAAAAGATCTGTTAACATTTTAGAAACGACAGAAATAATCGTAACGCCTCTCGTTTGAAGTGCTTCATGAATAAAATTAGCATCATATTTCGGAACGAGTAAAATGCGCATACCGTACATAATATTTTTCATTAACAGAGATAGCCCGCCAACGTGGAACATCGGCATACAAGCTAACCAGCAATCATCATCACGAAGCCCTAAATTAAGCGAAGAACCGACTGCGCTTGCCCAATGATTACCGTACGTTAAAATAACGCCTTTCGGCTTCCCTGTCGTCCCAGACGTATAAATAATTGTCATCGCTTCTTCTAAAGAGAATTCTTCCTGTATAGATGCTTCTGCCTTCGATCCATTCATCACTTCAGCAAATGAATATACAGGAACATCTGTAGTCTCAAAATCTTGATCCGTCACTAAACAAACAACTTCAGCATCATCCATTTGCCAAAGTAGCTCTTCTCTTGAAAGACGCGTATTTAAAAGTACAGCTACTGCACCTACGTAAGATAGGGCGTGAATAACTGTAATCATCTCCATACCATTTTTCATCAGAACAGCCACCTTTTGTCCACGCTTCACTCCAACATGCGTGAGACGTTCACAAACAGATACTACTTTTTCATGCAGCTGCATAAAAGTAACCTTTTCATCCTCTATTTCAATTGCAGTGCGATCTGGTGTTAAAAATGCACGTTGCTTTAACCAATTTGGCATAGTTTCCATCATACATTCTCCTTTCCTGAAAGAAAGAGACTTGATATGACATCAAGTCTCTTAGTTGTTTTGTTTCCGGTTGATTCCATCTAGCTACAGCGGCTAGAACAGTCGGTCGTTTCACGCCTTCCTACGCCCTCTTGTTCTAAGCAAGCCGCTTTCGCTTTTGGTTTGATCACGGGAAACGAGGGAATTGACCGAAGTCCGGACTGCGTTTTTCTTTGAATGCGTCGCGACCTTCTTTTGCTTCGTCAGTTGTGTAGTACAATAACGTTGCATCTCCAGCTAGTTGTTGAATACCAGCTAGACCGTCTGTGTCTGCGTTGAATGCAGCTTTTAGGAAACGAAGTGCCATTGGGCTGTTTGCTAAAATTTCTTGTGCCCATTGTACTGTTTCTGCTTCAAGCTCTTCTAATGGTACTACTGTGTTTACTAAGCCCATATCAAGCGCTTCCTGTGCACTATATTGACGACATAAGTACCAAATTTCGCGAGCTTTCTTGTGGCCTACCATACGAGCTAAGTAACCAGCTCCGTATCCACCGTCAAAGCTTCCTACTTTAGGACCTGTTTGTCCGAATACAGCGTTGTCTGCAGCGATTGTTAAGTCACATACGATATGAAGTACGTGTCCTCCACCGATTGCATAACCTGCTACCATTGCGATAACTGGTTTAGGAATTGCGCGAATTAGACGTTGTAAGTCTAATACGTTTAGACGTGGGATTTGGTCGTCACCTACATATCCACCATGACCGCGAACTTTTTGGTCGCCGCCAGAACAGAATGCACGTCCACCTTCACCTGTTAAAATGATAACGCCAACATTTGCATCATCACGAGCGTGTGCAAAAGCGTTGATTAACTCCATTACCGTTTTAGGACGGAATGCGTTATGTACTTCAGGGCGGTTAATCGAAATCTTTGCGATACCATTGTATGTTGAATAAATAATATCTTCGTAATTGCCTTCTTTTACCCATTCAATAGCCATTACAACTACCTCCTTGTATATTTCTGATCTCCTCTATAAGTGTAGCTTCCCTCTTAGGTGAAAAAAGCATCACTGCATAGTTTTTAGAAATCCCTTTACTATTGTATCAAACTTTTCCGGTTGTTCCACATGAATTGCATGGCCAGCACCATCAATTTTGACAAATTTCGCGTCAGAGACGCATTTTTCGATATTTTTTAATATGCGAAAGAACTTTTCATCATGCTCACCGTTCACTAAAAGAACAGGCATTTTTAAGTTTTGTAGCTCATTCCACCATGAAGGCTGAGCCCCTGTTCCCATGCCTCGCAAGCTATTTGCAAGTCCTTTTGGATTGTTAGCAAGTCGTTCTTTTCGCACTGCTTCTTGTACCTTTTCTGCTAAACGTTTTTGCGTTTCGAACAGCGGAATATTTTCCCACATCGATATAAAGCTTCGGGTGCCTTCTCGCTCAATTTTATGAGCAAGTCGCTCATCTTTTTCACGACGTTCTTTTCTAGCCTCTTCACTTTCAAGCCCAGCTGTACAATTTTCTAATAAAAGAGAACGTACATATTCTGGATATAGGCATGCCATCGTAATCGCCAGCCTACCGCCCATTGAATAGCCGAGTATGTGCGCTTTTTCAATATGAAGGTAATCTAGCAGCTCTTTCATTTGTAATGCCGCATTTTGAATATCATAATGCGGCACAGCTTCAGGACTTTCCGTTTTTCCGTGCCCAACAATGTCTACTAAAATGACTTGAAATTTCTCGCTCCAAGAAGGAACGAAAGAACGCCACGTTTCCATGCTTCCCGTAAAACCATGAAGAAGTAGAAGTGGTTCACCGCTTCCGACTACTTCATATTCATACGATACACCTTGCAGCGTTACTTTCATCGTGATTCACCTTGTAAAGATGTAGTAATTACGTCCATCGTTTTTGCCCATAATGTACGGTGCAATGTTAAGTTCTCATCACGATTCGTACAAATTTCCACAACGTGTAAACCTTCCGCCCTTGTTCCCTTTTGTACCTCTTCTCGGAATTGCTCCCAACCATTTACACGGCTAAATGAACCACCGTACATTTTAACAACGTGTTCATAATCAAGCCCAATCGGTGTTCCAAATAATGATTCAAAATGTTCCTTTTTCTCATACTGTGGTAAGAATGAGAAAATACCCCCGCCATCATTATTTACAACGACAATTGTTATGTTTAATTCATGTAATTTCGCTGCTAACAGTCCATTTAAATCGTGATAAAATGATAAATCACCAATCACTAATACGAGCGGATCGCAAATAATGCTCGCGCCTAAAGCTGTTGAAATGATTCCATCGATACCATTTACACCGCGATTTGCCATCACCTGAATGTTTTTATTTGATGTGAAGAAGAATGAATCTGTATCACGAATTGGCATACTATTACTCGCAAATAACGTTGCCCCATCTGGTAATACGCGTACAATATCCGTAATAACCTTTCCTTCAAATGCCGTTTCATATGTTTCCATTTCACGAAGCGTTTCCTTCGTTATTTCGTTTATATGTTGCCACATTCCGAACCAATCATTCTTTTTCATAGCTGGCATTTTTTCTATTAATGCACTACAAAATGCAATATCATTTGCCTGTACAACTTCTGTCGCAACAAGAGCTGGATCTCTCCATTGTCCGGATTCATCGACAACGATATGAACGGCTTTCGTCTGTTTTTTAATAAACTGCGTTAATGCTTTCGAAACAGGCATACCACCAAAGCGAATCATAACTTCTGGCTTCCACGTTTCTTTTAACAACTCATTTCGTAAAAATGTATCGTAACAGTCGATTACCATCGTTTTATCGTGATTTCCGCTACGAATGTTAGAAAGTGGATCCGCTAATATTGGATATCCTGTTTTTTCAGCTAATTGTGCTGCAAACGCTGCGATTTCTGAATGACTATCATCTCCACAAATAATAAGCCCCTTTTCCATATGTGAAAGGCGCCTTACAAGAGAATCTACATATTCACTCGGCATCACCGCGTTCCCTTGCTGAACTACTCCTGTATATTCCCCGCGTCCTTTATCCCATAAACTTTCTAATGAAAAGTCCGGGATAAGCGGTTCACGCACTGGAAAATTAAGATGAACAGGTCCTTGCGGCGTTAAAAGTGCGCTTGCTATCATGCGCTGCGTCGTCATGCGAGCATAATGATACATCGCCTCACTCGCTTCTGGAATTGCCATCTCTGTAAATTGCTTCACAAACGTACCGTATAAATTAATTTGATTCATCGCTTGTGGCGCACCGACATCTCTTAATTCATGCGGTCTATCTGCCGTTAAGACGATAAGCGGCACTCGTGAATGAAAAGCTTCACATACAGCTGGGTAATAGTTCGCCGCTGCCGTTCCTGACGTACATAATAATGCAACAGGACGTTTTTTTGCTTTTGCGATACCAAGCGCAAAAAATCCTGCTGATCTTTCATCTACGTGTAAATATGTGTTCATTCCTTCATGTTGTTCCATTAGTAAAGCAATCGGCGTTGACCGTGAGCCTGGACTAATGACAACATCACATACATTTAGACGCGTCAGTTCATCCACGAACGCGCCTAAATAATATGATAATGCTTCTATATGATTGTTCATTTCATTAATTCCTCCAAAGCACCAAGCATCGGTCTAAACTTCAAACTTGTTTCTTCATATTCAAGTTGCGGTACAGAATCAATTACAATCCCACAACCGGCAAATAAGGATGCTTTCTCGCCATTTAATAATCCGCAGCGAAGCGCAACCGCAAATTCACCATTTCCTTCATCATCTATCCACCCAATCGGTGCACCGTACAATCCTCTGTCTAACAATTCCACATCACGAATGAGCTTCATCGCTTCCAAACGAGGTGTCCCGCCAAGAGCTGGTGTTGGATGTAATTCTTCTACCATTGTTAAAAGACTCACATCACCTTTTGCTTCTACAGGCGTATATAAATGAATTAAGTTTTTTGTTGTTAATAAACCCGGACTTTCCGGAATATTAACGACGTTGCAATGCTCATTTAATACACCGCGAATCATGTTCACTACATAACCATGTTCAGCTAAATTCTTTTCATCATGAAGAAGCGCATTACCATTTTGTTTACTTTCTTCTATAGAATGACCATGACCGATTGAACCAGCAAGACACATCGACGTAAACTTCTCATCTTCTTTGCGAATTAATCTCTCTGGCGTCGCTCCTAGGAAACATGCTCCTTTATAATCAAAAGAAAATACGTAACAATCCGGTTGCCCAATGCGAAGCGCTTCTAAAACAAGAGCAGAATCAATAGAATGATTCACCTCTACTTTTAACTCCCTCGCTAATACAACCTTCTGCACGTTACCCTGCTTCATCTCATCTTGCACTTTCTCAATTGCTTTCATCCAGCCTTTCGGATCAACTTCTACTTTAGAAGTAACAATTAATTTCGATCCTTCTAGCGCACATTTACTCTCCCCCAAAATTTTCTCTTCTAAAGAAATCATTTCGTTATAAAGAGTTTCTGCACAATCTGTTTCTGAAACAAATGTATTCATCGTTAACCACGCTTTTTCATTTTTTACAGTTAATAAAAATGCGGGTAGTGAAAATGTTGTATCTTTAAATTCTTTCCATAGGTCTGTTTTCTCTTTTTCTGGATCAAATGAAAACCCACCAAATAAAAGAGGACCTGTTCCAAATTCATATTCATCTCTTTGCACAAATGCATTCTCTTTTACTTTCTCCCACTCATCACGAGCAGTTTGAAAGCGCTTATGAGAAGAATTTGCTATAGTGAAAACAGAGCCAATTCCTGCAAATATTACATGCTGAGCTGGGTCTGCAAAATAACATCTATTTTCGAATGAAGTCCTTTTTCCTGCTGCATAAAACAGAAGTGGATCCACCCAGTCTATTTGTTTGACAAAACTAACTAATGTTTTTTCATTCTTTACACGCTTAATGGCCGCACTAAGAACTTCTTGCAAGCCTTTTTGTTTCGTTTGAATCACAATTGTCTCCCCCCTATGGGCGAAAAATAGTCATAATTACGCTTGATTTTAAGATACACCTCAAACGAAAGGCCTGTCAACGTTTAGCATTTCTGAGAAATTCACCTTCTCTTCCTAGAAAATAAACGTTGACACTAAATGATGCTTTTTCTACACTTAATTGTGTACAATATGTGACCTAAGGAGGATTCAACATGGAAATGAACGTCGAAACGAATTCCTCTCCTACGGCGCCAAAGCCAAGTAAACAAACAGGCTGGCGCATTTGGTGGAGTTTACTACGCCCCCATACATTAACAGCAGCTTTCGTTCCTGTTTTCATCGGAACAGCATATGCGATGCAGGTCGGAGGTATAAATCAAATACATCTCCCTCTTTTCCTTATGATGCTTCTTGCTTGTCTTCTCATTCAAGCAGCAACAAACATGTTTAATGAATACTTTGATTATAAAAGAGGACTCGATCACGAAGGTTCAGTCGGTATCGGCGGCGCTATCGTTCGCGATGGCATTCAGCCAAAAACAGTGCTTAACTTAGCATTTGGATTTTTTGGCATCGCAATGCTATTAGGCGTTTATATTTGTATGAATTCTAGCTGGTGGCTTGCTGCAATCGGTCTCGTTTGTATGGCCGTTGCTTACCTTTATACAGGCGGCCCACTTCCAATTGCCTATACACCATTTGGAGAGTTAACAGCCGGATTATTTATGGGTGTCATTATTATCGGGATTTCATTCTTTATTCAAACTGGAACTGTAACATCAGAAGTCATTTTACTATCTATTCCAAGCTCCATTTTAATTGGTGCCATTTTACTAGCTAATAACATCCGTGACTTAGATGGCGATAAAGAAAACGGTCGTAAAACGTTAGCAATTCTCGTTGGACGTGAAAGAGCCGTTGGTGTACTTGCTTCTATGTTCATCGTTTCCTACATTTGGACAATTGCTTTAATTATCGTGGGCATCGTATCACCATGGATGCTGATCGTATTTTTAAGTGCACCGAAAGCATTTAAAGCGACGAAAGGTTTTATCGGCAAAAGCATTCCAATGGAAATGGTACCTGCGATGATTTCAACAGCAAAAACAAATACAATCTTCGGTCTCCTCATGGGAATCGGATTATTACTTGGATATTTCCTTTAAAAGGAGCTGCTAATGCGGCTCCTTTTTCATATACCAATTTCAGCTCATAATTCCTACTCGCAACGCTCATACTATGTAAAGAAACTGAATTGTAGGAAGGTGGATGACAATGTTAACTCCACAACAAGTAAATCAATTTAAATCCGTTTTAGAAAAACAAAAACAAGAACTAGAGCAAACAATACAAACTCATGAAAATGAAAATCGTGCCTCTGAACGCGATTCCGTCGGAGAATTGTCTAGCTATGATAACCATCCAGGTGATATGGCTACAGAGCTATATGAACGTGAAAAAGATTTCGGGCTTATTGAGCTTTGGCATAAACAGCTAGAGGATACGAAACATGCCTTGCAAAAAATAGAAGCAGGTACGTACGGTATTTGTGAAGTGTCTGGCGTGGAAATTCCATTTGAAAGATTAGAAGCAATGCCGACTGCTACAACATGCATACAGCACGCGACAAATAAATTAAATATGGAGACCCGTCCAGTTGAAGAAGAAGTATTGGCTCCTTCTTTCCATAAGCACGATGAAGATCATTCTGTTGAGTACGATACAGAAGATGCGTGGCAAGATGTCGCAAATTATGGAACGTCTGAAACACCGTCTGATTTAGAAAGACAAGATTCAAAAAATTATAATGGTATGTATGTAAATAGTGAAGAGAATGTTGGATATGTAGAGGATTTCGAAAACTTTATCGGTACAGATATGTATGGAAAAAACCCACAAGTTTTCGCCACAGAAGAACATGAAGAGTATGAACAAATGCTTGATGACTTTGAAGAGCGTACCTTCAAAGGCGAATTATCTTCAAATGAATCTAGTTCCAAAGAGTAAAGTGAAACTTTAATTAGTGTGGGGACCATCCCCCACTAATTATTAGCCCACACCCTTCGGACGTTTATGGGATAAAAAAAAGCATTCCGAAATTCGGAATGCTTTTTATCGCTAGCTAATTAGTTTTTTGTAACGTTAGCTGCTTGTGGTCCGCGGTTTCCTTCAACGATTTCGAAAGAAACTTCTTGACCTTCTTCTAAAGTTTTGAAGCCTTCGCCTTGGATAGCTGAGAAATGTACGAATACGTCTTCTCCGCCTTCAACTTCGATGAAGCCAAAACCTTTTTCGCCGTTAAACCATTTAACTTTACCTGTTTGCATGTCATGTACCTCCTAAATAAAAATGAAACTATGAATCCACATGAAAAGGTGGATATAAAGGACATGAATGTATAACAAGCTTACAGCCTTTAATACAACGTGCTTTATTTCCGTACCACATTATGTAGCTCAATAGTGCTTTCACTATATCACGCTATATGAAAAACGTCAAATGAGAACACTTTCATTCCATCATTTTTTTATAATTTTAATATAATGTTGAATTTCCATCTCCTTACTTTATTTGAAAATTAACAAAACTAGAGTATTCTAATACTATTAAATTCTGTACAATATAAATATATATTACATATGAGGTGAAAAAAATGAAGGCACATGAAATCGAATATAAGTTATACGGTGACGATATGCAGTTCGTTGAAATTGAATTAGATCCAGAAGAGAGTGTTATCGCAGAAGCTGGGGCAATGATGATGATGGAAGACTACATCGAAATGGAGACAATTTTCGGTGATGGTTCTGGACCATCTAACGGTCTATTCGGAAAATTAATGGGGGCTGGTAAGCGTCTTGTTACAGGTGAAAGCATGTTTATGACTGTATTTACAAATACAGGTCACGGCAAACGCCACGTCTCATTTGCTGCTCCTTATCCTGGTAAAATTGTTCCTGTTGATTTAACAGAATATCAAGGGAAAATAGTTTGCCAAAAAGATGCGTTTCTTTGTGCTGCAAAAGGTGTTTCTATCGGAATTGAGTTTACTAAAAAAATAGGAACTGGTTTCTTTGGTGGTGAAGGTTTCATCATGCAGAAACTTGAAGGTGATGGTCTAGCTTTCATGCATGCAGGCGGAACTGTATATAAGCGCGAATTAAAACCCGGTGAGAAACTTCGCATTGATACAGGTTGTCTCGTTGCCATGACAAAAGACGTTAACTATGATATTGAATTTGTAGGAAAAGTAAAAACAGCTCTATTTGGCGGTGAAGGTTTATTCTTCGCAACGCTAGAAGGTCCTGGAACGGTTTGGATTCAGTCCTTAACACTTAGCCGCTTAGCAGCACGCCTTACGAGTCCAGCAGCTCAAAGCACCGGTGAAGGCAGTGTTTTAGGTGGACTTGGTCGTTTATTAGATGGAAAAGAGTAAAAGTGCCCTTATGGGGCGCTTTTTATTTAGGTGGACTACGCTTCCCCTCCCCCCTCATATAACTAAATGTTCCATCCTCATTTTCAAAACCCTCAAAAAGAATGAATCAAGTCCCTCACTGCATATATTTAACCATACCTTTTCTTAAGGAGGGCTTCCTTAATGCGTACTCCTTTATCCTTTGATAAAGACACTGCCATATTGTTAGCTTCTTGTTGTGAGTTAACGTATGAACAATATAAACAAAATGGGATTTTTGAAATACCAGATGGTTTTCAATATGTACAAGGTTTTCAAGGAAAAACCATTCAAATGACAGAATGGTTTGGATTCATATTAGAATCTGAGGATACAATTATTGTAGCTTTTCGGGGCACACAAACAGATACAGACTGGATTATCGATTCACTCGTCAACCAAAAGCCATACCCATATGCTTTAAACAGCGGAAATGTCCATAACGGCTTTCTTTCTATTTATGAATCTTGCCGAGATTCTATTATGGATATGCTCGTATCATTGCCAGCCCATAAAAAACTACTAGCTACCGGACATAGTTTAGGTGGTGCGCTTGCTACATTACACATATTAGATGCACGTATCAATACTGCCTTCGCACAGTATGGCCTTTATACATTCGCTTCTCCAAAAGTAGGAGATATCGCTTTTCGAAATTATTATAAACTACAAGTAGCTAGTAGCTTTCGTTTTGTAAATTTATTCGATGTCGTTCCACTTCTCCCTCCGCGAAACATAAATTTTAATGATCGTGATTGGGAATATGCCCACGTTCATCACAATATGACATTTACAAAAAATACAAAATCTATTACGAATAATCATTCCATGACAACATACAAAACATGTCTGACTTCTCATTTTTAACCAGTAAACAATTGGAAATTACACATTCGTATACTATAATAATATATGAATTTATTTTTGGATGAGGGGACCTTACATGTTAAAGTTTATCTTTGCACTTTTTCTCATTGTAATTTTTTCGGTTACAGGTTTCTTTACATTTTCATACTTTGCGACAGGAGAATATGGTGGAACAGGCATAATCTATACCGCTATCCCATTTCTTTCTTAAGCAAAATAAGTAAACCGAGCTTAGTCTCATTTAGCTCGGTTTACTTTGCGAAGCAATCGTATTCCTGTTTTAAAAGCGAATACACTTTAGAATCACTGTACGTATTATTCATTTTTACATTTTGCCTCAATGTACCTTCATATACCATTTTTAATTTTTGCATCACACGTTCAGAAGCTACATTTTTCACACTACATCTCCCTTCAATACGATTCAAATTTAATTCTTGAAAACCAACTTTTATAACTTGTTCTAACGCTTCAACAATAACTCCTTTCCCCCAATATGTTGGGCTAATTACAGCTCCAATCGATGCACTATTATGTGGCATAAGCCACATTCCACATGTTCCAATTACCTTTTGGTTATCATTCAGCATAATAGACCATATAAGAGCCTTACCATCTCGTATCGTTGTAAACATATTTTCTAATAAACGATGAGTTTCCTCTTTCGTTTTATGTACTTCCCTCGGTACATATGTAGCTGTTTCCGCATTAGAATATACTTCAAATAAATCAGCTGCATGTGCACCATGTATCTTCGTTAAAATTAATCTATTTGTTTTTAAATCTCCTTGTTCATACATACCCTTCATATGCCATTCACCACACTTCTGTATAATGAGTAAAAGTCCCTTCAAAAGGGACTTTTACTTAATGTTGTTTAACCGTATTACCAATACCCCAAATTTCATTACTGTACTGCAAAATCGTTCGATCGCTCGCAAAATGACCTGATTGTGCAATATTTAAAATCGACATTTCTAGCCATTTCGTTCGATTTTCATAAGTACGCCCTACAGCTTCTTGCCTTTCCGCATATGGACCAAAATCTCGCAAAACGAAATATTCATCATTTTGAATAACGAGAGAATCGTAAATTGCTTCAAATTCAGCTCCCGACTGTGCAAAGAAACCATTCGTTAACTGATCTACCACTTTTTTAATATGCATATTGTGGTGATAATAATCACTTGCACGATATCCACCATTTTGATAGTAATGAAGAACCTCTTCCGCCGTTAAACCGAAAATGAAACAGTTATCATCACCGACCCTGTCTTTTATTTCAATATTAGCTCCGTCTAATGTGCCGAGTGTAATCGCACCATTCATCATAAATTTCATATTTCCTGTTCCTGATGCTTCTTTACTCGCAGTTGAAATTTGTTCACTTACATCCGCCGCTGGGAATATATCTTCCGCTACAGAAACTCGATAGTTTTCTAGAAAGATAACTTTCATATATTGGCTTACGTACGGATCGTTATTTACTTTCCTTGCGAGTTCATTAATTAATTTAATAATTTTTTTCGCATAATAATAGCCAGGTGATGCTTTCGCTCCAAAAATAAAAGTACGCGGATAAAATGTAAAACTAGTATCCTCTTTCAAACGGTTATACAAATATAAAATATGAAGAACGTTTAATAATTGTCGCTTGTAAGCATGCAGTCTTTTTACTTGCACGTCAAAAATAGAATTTGGATCAATTGTAATCCCCATTTTATTATGAATACGCTCCGCTAAAATCTCTTTACGCTCTTGTTTTACCTCTGCAAATTTCTCTTGGAAACTCGCATCATATTGAACTGTTTGCAACGCCTGCAGCTTAATCGGTTCTTTCTTCCACTCTGTTCCAATCGCCTCTGAAATAAGGTTCGTCAGCTGCGGATTTGCCTTCATTAACCAACGTCTATGAGCGATTCCATTCGTCTTATTATTAAACTTATCTGGATAAAACTCATAAAACAATCGCATTTCACGTTGCTTCAAAATTTCCGTATGAATTTTTGCTACACCGTTTACGCTATGGCTACCGACAATTGCTAAATGAGCCATTTTCACAAGATCATGTGCAATAATCGCCATATCTTCAATGCGATGCCATTCGTACGGATAACGTTCCCAAAGTTCATGACAGAAACGTTCATTAATCTCTTCAATAATCATATAAATTCTCGGTAATAACGGTTTAAAAATGTGAATTGGCCACTTCTCAAGCGCTTCTGATAACGTCGTATGATTCGTATAAGAAATCGTTTGCGTCGTTATGTGCCAAGCCTCTTCCCATGCTAGTTTTTCTTCATCTAATAAAATACGCATCAGTTCTGGAATCGCTAAAACCGGATGTGTATCATTAATATGAATCGCAATTTTTTCATGTAATTGACGAAGGTCACCATATCTTTCTCTATGCGTACGAACGATATTTTGTAAACTTGCTGATACGAGGAAATACTGTTGTTTTAAGCGAAGTATTTTCCCCTCATCATGCGTATCATCTGGATATAAAAACTCCGATACCGCCTCTGTTTCACGCTTATATTTCAAAATATCTTTGCAGTTTTGCGGGAAAGGAACTGGTTCAGCATTCCAAAGCCTAAGCGTATTTACAGTACTCGTCTCATAGCCTACTACTGGAACATCATATGGTACCGCCATAATGACTTCTGCATTCGTATGCCTGAACTCTAAACGTCCATCCATTTCTAACGGCTCCACACTGCCAAAATAGCTTACTTCTACAGCTTGATCATGCCTTCTTACTTCCCATACATTTTCATGAAGAAGCCATTGTTCTGGAAACTCAACTTGATAACCATCAACAATTTTTTGATCAAACAAGCCATGTTTGTAACGAATCCCACAGCCGTGTCCTGGTAAGTTTAAAGATGCGAGTGAATCAAGAAAACAGGCTGCTAGACGTCCAAGCCCACCATTTCCAAGACCTGCATCTGCTTCCACCTCTTCTAACTCTTG
This region includes:
- a CDS encoding 1,4-dihydroxy-2-naphthoate polyprenyltransferase, with translation MEMNVETNSSPTAPKPSKQTGWRIWWSLLRPHTLTAAFVPVFIGTAYAMQVGGINQIHLPLFLMMLLACLLIQAATNMFNEYFDYKRGLDHEGSVGIGGAIVRDGIQPKTVLNLAFGFFGIAMLLGVYICMNSSWWLAAIGLVCMAVAYLYTGGPLPIAYTPFGELTAGLFMGVIIIGISFFIQTGTVTSEVILLSIPSSILIGAILLANNIRDLDGDKENGRKTLAILVGRERAVGVLASMFIVSYIWTIALIIVGIVSPWMLIVFLSAPKAFKATKGFIGKSIPMEMVPAMISTAKTNTIFGLLMGIGLLLGYFL
- a CDS encoding yteA family sporulation protein — encoded protein: MLTPQQVNQFKSVLEKQKQELEQTIQTHENENRASERDSVGELSSYDNHPGDMATELYEREKDFGLIELWHKQLEDTKHALQKIEAGTYGICEVSGVEIPFERLEAMPTATTCIQHATNKLNMETRPVEEEVLAPSFHKHDEDHSVEYDTEDAWQDVANYGTSETPSDLERQDSKNYNGMYVNSEENVGYVEDFENFIGTDMYGKNPQVFATEEHEEYEQMLDDFEERTFKGELSSNESSSKE
- the cspD gene encoding cold-shock protein CspD; its protein translation is MQTGKVKWFNGEKGFGFIEVEGGEDVFVHFSAIQGEGFKTLEEGQEVSFEIVEGNRGPQAANVTKN
- a CDS encoding TIGR00266 family protein; translated protein: MKAHEIEYKLYGDDMQFVEIELDPEESVIAEAGAMMMMEDYIEMETIFGDGSGPSNGLFGKLMGAGKRLVTGESMFMTVFTNTGHGKRHVSFAAPYPGKIVPVDLTEYQGKIVCQKDAFLCAAKGVSIGIEFTKKIGTGFFGGEGFIMQKLEGDGLAFMHAGGTVYKRELKPGEKLRIDTGCLVAMTKDVNYDIEFVGKVKTALFGGEGLFFATLEGPGTVWIQSLTLSRLAARLTSPAAQSTGEGSVLGGLGRLLDGKE
- a CDS encoding lipase family protein, with product MRTPLSFDKDTAILLASCCELTYEQYKQNGIFEIPDGFQYVQGFQGKTIQMTEWFGFILESEDTIIVAFRGTQTDTDWIIDSLVNQKPYPYALNSGNVHNGFLSIYESCRDSIMDMLVSLPAHKKLLATGHSLGGALATLHILDARINTAFAQYGLYTFASPKVGDIAFRNYYKLQVASSFRFVNLFDVVPLLPPRNINFNDRDWEYAHVHHNMTFTKNTKSITNNHSMTTYKTCLTSHF
- a CDS encoding GNAT family N-acetyltransferase, with the translated sequence MKGMYEQGDLKTNRLILTKIHGAHAADLFEVYSNAETATYVPREVHKTKEETHRLLENMFTTIRDGKALIWSIMLNDNQKVIGTCGMWLMPHNSASIGAVISPTYWGKGVIVEALEQVIKVGFQELNLNRIEGRCSVKNVASERVMQKLKMVYEGTLRQNVKMNNTYSDSKVYSLLKQEYDCFAK
- the glgP gene encoding glycogen phosphorylase, whose translation is MFTHVESFKSAFLEKLETMYGKSFKDSTTRDQYNTLGYMVREYMNSQWIATNESYRSGEQKQMYYLSIEFLLGRLLGSNILNLGIRDVCEQGLSELGISLQELEEVEADAGLGNGGLGRLAACFLDSLASLNLPGHGCGIRYKHGLFDQKIVDGYQVEFPEQWLLHENVWEVRRHDQAVEVSYFGSVEPLEMDGRLEFRHTNAEVIMAVPYDVPVVGYETSTVNTLRLWNAEPVPFPQNCKDILKYKRETEAVSEFLYPDDTHDEGKILRLKQQYFLVSASLQNIVRTHRERYGDLRQLHEKIAIHINDTHPVLAIPELMRILLDEEKLAWEEAWHITTQTISYTNHTTLSEALEKWPIHIFKPLLPRIYMIIEEINERFCHELWERYPYEWHRIEDMAIIAHDLVKMAHLAIVGSHSVNGVAKIHTEILKQREMRLFYEFYPDKFNNKTNGIAHRRWLMKANPQLTNLISEAIGTEWKKEPIKLQALQTVQYDASFQEKFAEVKQERKEILAERIHNKMGITIDPNSIFDVQVKRLHAYKRQLLNVLHILYLYNRLKEDTSFTFYPRTFIFGAKASPGYYYAKKIIKLINELARKVNNDPYVSQYMKVIFLENYRVSVAEDIFPAADVSEQISTASKEASGTGNMKFMMNGAITLGTLDGANIEIKDRVGDDNCFIFGLTAEEVLHYYQNGGYRASDYYHHNMHIKKVVDQLTNGFFAQSGAEFEAIYDSLVIQNDEYFVLRDFGPYAERQEAVGRTYENRTKWLEMSILNIAQSGHFASDRTILQYSNEIWGIGNTVKQH